From the genome of Ananas comosus cultivar F153 linkage group 16, ASM154086v1, whole genome shotgun sequence, one region includes:
- the LOC109722506 gene encoding LOB domain-containing protein 42-like: MRMSCNGCRVLRKGCTEDCSIRPCLQWIKNPESQANATLFLAKFYGRAGLINLINAGPAHLRPAIFRSLLYEACGRIANPIYGSVGLLWSGNWQVCQSAVEAVLKGAPVKPIPSVESAAAPLLSPSPPPLITTAAAAAANNKPNNNYNDIRHVSKNTKNHHPQAAELLRVSAKTRARFKRSAGAKPCAAPARGPISDCRQRRPQSPDSSASRASDDDENGAAPRADDDVEFRESDRLSVDTVEAGSHVSQAEPSPAVEGGADQEDETEEEAEEAAAVGLELTLGLEPVSATTRPPRRSSATETRCELSAFTSDSFRLDLGLQLSA, from the exons ATGAGGATGAGCTGCAATGGGTGTCGGGTTCTGCGGAAGGGGTGCACGGAGGACTGCAGCATCCGGCCGTGCCTGCAGTGGATCAAGAACCCGGAATCGCAGGCCAACGCCACCCTCTTCCTCGCCAAGTTCTACGGCCGCGCCGGCCTCATCAACCTCATCAACGCCGGCCCCGCCCACCTCCGTCCAG CCATATTCCGGTCGCTGCTGTACGAAGCGTGCGGTCGGATCGCGAACCCCATCTACGGCTCGGTGGGACTGCTGTGGTCGGGGAACTGGCAGGTGTGCCAGAGCGCCGTAGAGGCCGTGCTGAAAGGCGCTCCCGTCAAGCCCATCCCTTCCGTCGAATCCGCCGCGGCGCCATTACTGTCGCCCTCCCCGCCCCCTCTAATTACTaccgcagctgctgctgctgcaaatAACAAGCCGAACAACAACTATAACGACATCCGCCACGTCTCCAAGAATACCAAGAATCATCACCCCCAAGCAGCGGAGCTCCTCAGGGTCTCCGCGAAGACCCGCGCCCGGTTCAAGCGCTCCGCCGGCGCTAAGCCCTGCGCAGCACCAGCACGTGGTCCGATTTCCGACTGCCGGCAGCGGCGCCCGCAGAGCCCCGACTCGTCCGCCAGCCGCGCCTCGGATGATGACGAGAACGGCGCGGCGCCTCGGGCCGACGATGATGTCGAGTTCCGTGAGAGCGATCGGCTCTCTGTCGACACGGTGGAGGCGGGGTCCCACGTGAGCCAGGCCGAGCCAAGCCCCGCCGTGGAAGGAGGCGCCGACCAGGAAGATGAGACAGAGGAGGAGgcagaggaggcggcggcggtgggtcTGGAGCTGACCCTCGGGTTGGAACCGGTTTCCGCAACCACCcggccgccgcgccgctcatcAGCTACGGAAACCCGCTGCGAATTGAGCGCCTTCACTTCCGATTCGTTTCGACTCGATCTCGGGCTTCAGTTATCTGCTTAA